The following DNA comes from Hyphomicrobiales bacterium.
GCGATCCTGCTCTATCTGGCCGACAAGACCGGCAAGTTCTTGCCCCCGGCCGATCAGCGCGGGGCTTTGCTGTCTTGGCTGATGTTTGTGGCGTCGGGGTTGGGACCGTTCTCCGGCCAGGCGGTGCATTTTCGCAATTTTGCGCCGGAGGCAAATCCCTATGGCATCAAGCGATACGACTATGAGGCGCGGCGGCACTGGCAAATCGTGGACGATCAGTTGGCGCGCGGGCCTTACATGCTGGGGGATGTTTACACGATTGTGGATATGGCGGTCTGGGGCTGGGGTGACCGGCTGACCTACATGCTGGGCGATGATGACATCATGCAAAGCTACCCCAACCTCGACCGTCTGATGAAAGAGATCGACGCACGACCGGCCGGTCAACGGGCACGCGGGCTGAAAGACTTCCATACCTTCCAGCAGACCATGGA
Coding sequences within:
- a CDS encoding glutathione S-transferase N-terminal domain-containing protein, with product MITFFYSMAPNPMKVALFLEEAGLDYEAVPIDTKKAEQHTDAFKAMNPNAKLPVIKDGETTVFDSNAILLYLADKTGKFLPPADQRGALLSWLMFVASGLGPFSGQAVHFRNFAPEANPYGIKRYDYEARRHWQIVDDQLARGPYMLGDVYTIVDMAVWGWGDRLTYMLGDDDIMQSYPNLDRLMKEIDARPAGQRARGLKDFHTFQQTMDDVARRSLYPQLYAPGPV